A segment of the Verrucomicrobiota bacterium genome:
TTGAGCGAAGGGTCGTTGGAAGTCGTTTGAGACTGCAGGGCAGACATCCTCGAAACCGGCTGAGTGGGCATCTTTGTTCCGTCGTTCTGGCGGCAAGATGCCGCCAGAACCGGCAGGCTGGAAGCCTGCCCTACGTTCACGATCCGCTCGACCGCAGTGAAGAAGGCTTTGCCCTGCAGACGGCTTGCGCGGTTGGCGACGTGATTCGTCGTGAACGCGTCGCACAGTTCATCAAATTCCTCCAGCCGCTCCGGCTCGGCGTGCGCCGTGGCGACGAAAGGCAGGGAACTGTGGCCGAGCTGGCGCAAACTGGCTTCGAGAAAAGAGACAAGCTCCACACGGTTCCGCACTTCGCCATGCTGCCAGGCCGCTTCCAGTCCCGCGGAATGCGCAAACGAGCCGGTCGGAAAGGCCGAATCCGCCAGTTGCCACACGAGCCAGTCATTCCGTCCCGATGCGGACGTGAGAAAGCGTTGATCGATCGCGGATTGTTGAGTCAATGCCTCCATACTTCGCTGCTACACCAAAACGATTCAATCGATGGGGAGCGCACGCGCCCTCGCGTGCCGAGGTCGGCGCCCTCGCCGACCTCGGGCTTCCGTCCGAAACCGCCATTGCAGGACCTAACCGTTCCAACGACGTATCGACCGGCGAGGCGCCGGTCGATACACGCGAGGGCGCGTGTGCTCCCCAATTTCGATTGCACAGACACGGCTAAGTCAGAAGAGGAAATACCTCTGCGCGAGCGCTAACACGTTGGCCGGTTCGCACGCGAGCAGCTCGCCGTCCGCGCGGACTTCGTAGGTTTCCGGATCCACGGCGATTTCCGGCGTGGCGTTGTTCCATTTCAGATCTTTCTTGCCGATCTTGCGGCAGCCTTTGACGGCTTCGATGCGCTTCGTCAGGCCATAGCTTCGGGCGGTTCCTTTGCTCAGGCAAGACTGGCTGACGAAAGCGATGGAACACGGCCCCGAGGCTCGGCCGAAGCTCCCGAACATCGGGCGCATGAAAACAGGCTGCGGCGTCGGAATCGACGCATTGGGATCGCCCATTTGCGACCAGGCAATGACGCCGCCCTTGATGACCATCTCCGGTTTGGCCCCGAAGAACGCGGGCTTCCACAACACCAGATCAGCCAACTTACCCACTTCGATTGAGCCGATGAGGTGGCTCATGCCGTGGGCGATGGCCGGATTGATGGTGTATTTCGAGAGATACCGTTTGACCCGGAGATTGTCGTTTTCGCCTCGTTCGCCGGGCAAGCGTCCGCGCTGACGCTTCATCTTGTCCGCCGTCTGCCAGGTGCGAGTAATCACCTCGCCGATTCGGCCCATGGCCTGGCTGTCGCTGCTCATCATGCTGATCGCGCCCAGGTCGTGCAGGATGTCCTCGGCAGCGATGGTTTCGCCGCGGATGCGGCTCTCGGCGAACGCGACGTCTTCGGGCAAGTTCGGATCGAGGTGATGACAGACCATCAGCATGTCGAGATGTTCGTCGATAGTGTTCACCGTGTACGGGCGCGTCGGGTTGGTGGAGCTGGGCAGCACGTTCGGTTCGCCGCAGATGCGGATGATGTCCGGCGCGTGCCCGCCGCCTGCGCCCTCCGAATGATACGTATGGATGGTGCGCCCCTTGAAGGCGGCAATCGTGCCTTCGACAAATGTGGATTCGTTCAAGGTGTCCGTGTGGATGGTCACCTGGACGTCGTGTTCGTCCGCGACGCCCAGGCAACAATCGATTGCCGCCGGCGTCGTGCCCCAATCTTCGTGCAACTTCAGACCGATGGCGCCGGCTTCGATTTGTTCGGGGAGACCGGCGGGCAAGGCGGTGTTGCCTTTGCCGGTGAACCCGAAATTGAGCGGCAAATCGTCCACGGCTTGCAGCATCATCCGGAGATTGAACGAACCGGGCGTACACGTCGTCGCGCACGTGCCGACGGCTGGCCCGGTCCCGCCGCCGACCATTGTGGTCAGTCCGGCTGCGATGGCTTCATGCGCTTGCTGCGGGCAGATGAAGTGAATGTGTGCATCCAGGCCTCCGGCGGTGAGGATCAACCCTTCGCCGGCGATGACTTCAGTAGTGACGCCGACGATCATTCCAGGGGTGACGCCTGACATGACATCCGGGTTGCCGGCTTTGCCGATGCCGCTAATCAAGCCGTTCTTGATGCCGATGTCGGCCTTGTAGATGGCGGTGTGGTCCACGACGAGCGCGTTGGTGATGACGCAATCCAGCGCGTCCTGGTCACCCACGCCGGCGGCCTGGCCCATGCCTTCCCGAATGACTTTGCCGCCTCCGAATTTGCATTCGTCGCCATAAGTGGTGTGGTCCTTTTCAATTTCCAAAACCAGGGAAGTGTCGCCCAACCGGACTTTGTCGCCCGTGGTCGGGCCGAACATTTCGGCGTAATGCCGCCGTTTCATTTTGTGAGGCATGGGACGTTAAATGGGTTAAAAAAGGTTAAATCGTTAAATCGGTGAGATCTGATCGAGCGCACTTAAGCCGGAACGATTCTGTTGGAACTGGAGAGCACACGCGCCCTCGCGTGTGGCGACTGGCGCCTCGCCAGTCGGATCGTCGTTGAAACCATTGCACTGAATGGGATGGTTCAGTTCGATGGAATAGAGTCGGCGAGGGCGCCGACTCCAGCACGCGCGGCGCGTGCGCTCCCCATCTGATCTGAATCTCCGACGGTGGACAATTTCATGATTTCGTCGTGGCGAATCCCTTCTGTTTTGCCCGTGCCAATGCGGCCTTTCGACCTGCCTCTGAGATCTGGCCACTGGCAAGATTGTTTCCGCCGCGGATGATTTTTTCGCCGGCGATGTCCACGAGCTTCACCGTTTTGGTTTCGCCGGGCTCGAATCGGACGGCCGTGCCGGCAGGGATATCGAGGCGTTTGCCGTAGGCTTTGGCGCGATCGAACTCCAGAAAGGCGTTCGTCTCAATGAAATGGTAATGGCTGCCGACCTGAATGGGACGATCGCCAAGATTTGTCACGGGCAACTCGACCGTCGCGCGGCCGGCGTTGAGTTCGATTTCCCCTTCGAGTGGAGCGCAAGCGCCGGGGACGGCGAATACTTCCTCCCTACGAACCCACCCACTCCCAGCCCCTCCCAGGAGGGGAGCCACGATTGTCGCGCCTGCTTCAGCTTCCCCTCCTGGGAGGGGTGACGGGGTGGGTTCGTTAAGCGGAAGTTCGTCCTTGAATCTGGACATATCCGGCACAGGCAGAAAACTGCCGTGCAGGGCCAGCGCTAGATTGCCATGTTCGCTTGCGATGGGGTGATGCACGGTGACGAGTTTGGTGCCGTCCGGGAACGTGCCTTCCACCTGCACCTCGTGAATCATTTCCGGCACACCGGACATAACCTGGTTGCGGCCAAGCAACTGCCGGCCCAGGTTCATGAGTTCGGCGACGCGTTTGCCTTCGCGGATGAATTCGAGCAAGACGGCGGCGATCAGCGCAACGGCTTCCGGATGGTTCAGGCGCAGACCGCGGGCGAGGCGTTTCTGTGCGAGAAAACCGGCGTTGTGCAACATCAACTTTTCGATTTCGCGGGGGGATAAGTGCATTTTGTAATGGGTTGAATCGTTAAATGGGTCA
Coding sequences within it:
- a CDS encoding urease accessory protein UreF codes for the protein MEALTQQSAIDQRFLTSASGRNDWLVWQLADSAFPTGSFAHSAGLEAAWQHGEVRNRVELVSFLEASLRQLGHSSLPFVATAHAEPERLEEFDELCDAFTTNHVANRASRLQGKAFFTAVERIVNVGQASSLPVLAASCRQNDGTKMPTQPVSRMSALQSQTTSNDPSLNWAGWKPALRYFHYAPVFGAVTNRLGLNRELATRLFFFSHLRSLLAAAVRLNVVGPMDAQAIQLQLSSHAEAIRTQCERLALDDIAQTSPLLDLWQGTQDRLYSRLFQS
- the ureC gene encoding urease subunit alpha, which gives rise to MPHKMKRRHYAEMFGPTTGDKVRLGDTSLVLEIEKDHTTYGDECKFGGGKVIREGMGQAAGVGDQDALDCVITNALVVDHTAIYKADIGIKNGLISGIGKAGNPDVMSGVTPGMIVGVTTEVIAGEGLILTAGGLDAHIHFICPQQAHEAIAAGLTTMVGGGTGPAVGTCATTCTPGSFNLRMMLQAVDDLPLNFGFTGKGNTALPAGLPEQIEAGAIGLKLHEDWGTTPAAIDCCLGVADEHDVQVTIHTDTLNESTFVEGTIAAFKGRTIHTYHSEGAGGGHAPDIIRICGEPNVLPSSTNPTRPYTVNTIDEHLDMLMVCHHLDPNLPEDVAFAESRIRGETIAAEDILHDLGAISMMSSDSQAMGRIGEVITRTWQTADKMKRQRGRLPGERGENDNLRVKRYLSKYTINPAIAHGMSHLIGSIEVGKLADLVLWKPAFFGAKPEMVIKGGVIAWSQMGDPNASIPTPQPVFMRPMFGSFGRASGPCSIAFVSQSCLSKGTARSYGLTKRIEAVKGCRKIGKKDLKWNNATPEIAVDPETYEVRADGELLACEPANVLALAQRYFLF
- the ureA gene encoding urease subunit gamma is translated as MHLSPREIEKLMLHNAGFLAQKRLARGLRLNHPEAVALIAAVLLEFIREGKRVAELMNLGRQLLGRNQVMSGVPEMIHEVQVEGTFPDGTKLVTVHHPIASEHGNLALALHGSFLPVPDMSRFKDELPLNEPTPSPLPGGEAEAGATIVAPLLGGAGSGWVRREEVFAVPGACAPLEGEIELNAGRATVELPVTNLGDRPIQVGSHYHFIETNAFLEFDRAKAYGKRLDIPAGTAVRFEPGETKTVKLVDIAGEKIIRGGNNLASGQISEAGRKAALARAKQKGFATTKS